A genomic segment from Nicotiana tabacum cultivar K326 chromosome 7, ASM71507v2, whole genome shotgun sequence encodes:
- the LOC107788261 gene encoding acyl carrier protein 1, chloroplastic: MASFAISSLSCSFKQNQVHLKGSSLSVKGVSFPSLRLKPATRRFSITCAAKPETVDKVCEIVKKQLALTDDKVVNGESKFTALGADSLDTVEIVMGLEEAFGITVEEENAQTIATVQDAADLIEDLISKKA, from the exons ATGGCTTCTTTCGCCATCTCTTCCCTTTCCTGCTCCTTCAAGCAGAATCAG GTGCATTTGAAGGGTTCTTCTCTTTCTGTTAAGGGAGTGAGCTTCCCTTCTCTCAGGTTGAAGCCAGCTACTCGTCGCTTCAGCATTACCTGTGCG GCTAAACCCGAGACAGTCGACAAAGTGTGTGAAATTGTGAAGAAACAACTGGCTCTTACTGACGATAAGGTAGTCAATGGAGAGTCAAAATTTACAGCACTTGGTGCTGATTCTCTTGACACG GTTGAGATTGTCATGGGACTTGAGGAAGCGTTTGGAATCACCGTGGAAGAAGAGAATGCACAGACTATTGCAACAGTTCAAGATGCTGCTGACTTAATTGAGGATCTCATATCCAAGAAAGCTTAA